One region of Betaproteobacteria bacterium genomic DNA includes:
- a CDS encoding MBL fold metallo-hydrolase, with amino-acid sequence MNRRRFIQNSVAFGALSAVEFTPWQTISAFAKEMDDFVRGPAVKDHPLRQISKHVWMIFSPDGFPTPENQGMMCNITFVDTAKGLVVVDSGASVQIGEMAIRQVKKHFNKPVIAIINTHYHGDHWLGNHAYVDAYGSSLPLYSHPGTIKAIQGVQGNMWRTLMEQWTNQATIGTRVVPPNQPLENGAELKFGDVTLRVHQLGTVHTPFDLCVEVIEDKVTLVGDVAMDRRIANMDDGSYIGTLKAYDALEKTDSTIWLPGHGEPSANVLQWNRALFEGIYRSCEQAVKDGMGLEAAKALVLKDPRVASRARDTKGFETNIGKYVSLAYLEAEAAGF; translated from the coding sequence ATGAACCGTCGCCGCTTTATACAGAATTCGGTTGCCTTTGGCGCCTTGAGCGCCGTTGAATTTACCCCCTGGCAAACGATCAGCGCCTTTGCCAAGGAAATGGATGATTTTGTACGAGGTCCTGCAGTCAAGGATCACCCGCTGCGCCAGATATCCAAACACGTGTGGATGATCTTTTCCCCGGACGGTTTCCCCACTCCTGAAAACCAGGGAATGATGTGCAACATCACTTTCGTCGATACCGCCAAAGGCCTGGTTGTCGTCGATTCGGGGGCATCGGTGCAGATTGGTGAAATGGCAATCCGCCAAGTCAAAAAGCATTTCAACAAACCAGTGATTGCGATCATCAATACCCACTATCACGGCGACCACTGGCTGGGGAATCATGCTTACGTCGACGCTTACGGGAGCAGCCTGCCGCTCTATTCGCACCCGGGCACCATCAAGGCAATTCAGGGGGTTCAGGGCAACATGTGGCGGACGCTCATGGAGCAATGGACCAACCAGGCAACCATCGGCACCCGCGTTGTCCCGCCTAACCAGCCACTGGAAAACGGCGCCGAGCTCAAATTTGGCGACGTAACCCTGCGCGTGCACCAACTCGGCACGGTACATACGCCATTCGATCTTTGTGTCGAAGTCATCGAGGATAAAGTAACCCTGGTGGGCGATGTCGCTATGGATCGACGTATCGCCAACATGGATGATGGCTCCTATATTGGAACGCTGAAAGCCTATGACGCTCTGGAAAAGACAGACAGCACAATATGGCTACCGGGCCATGGCGAGCCAAGCGCCAACGTATTGCAATGGAACCGGGCGCTCTTCGAAGGTATCTATCGTTCATGCGAGCAAGCCGTCAAGGATGGAATGGGGCTAGAAGCGGCCAAGGCGCTGGTCCTGAAAGATCCTCGCGTGGCCAGCCGGGCACGTGACACCAAGGGATTCGAAACCAATATCGGCAAATACGTCAGTCTCGCTTATCTGGAAGCAGAAGCTGCTGGCTTCTGA
- a CDS encoding cytochrome c4 produces MLALLISTQGRAEEKADLARAEEIVSGRCFLCHGLEGESASPVFPRLAGQHADYIAKQLADFKSGKRNSDTMKPQAEELTPAEMKSLGAFFQSKVVGPRPARDPELLAVGKYIFSRGNQFTGLPACSTCHGVKGLGTPQLPRLAGQHPRYIEDQLKQFNKRERTNDNAVMHTIASKLSELETHAVAEYISTLD; encoded by the coding sequence ATGCTGGCGCTCCTGATCTCGACACAGGGGAGGGCTGAAGAAAAAGCTGATCTGGCCCGCGCTGAGGAAATTGTTTCCGGGCGTTGCTTTCTCTGCCATGGACTGGAAGGAGAGTCGGCCAGCCCGGTTTTTCCACGCTTGGCTGGCCAGCACGCAGATTACATCGCGAAGCAATTGGCAGATTTCAAGTCGGGCAAACGGAACAGCGATACGATGAAACCGCAGGCTGAAGAATTGACACCTGCCGAGATGAAGTCGCTGGGTGCCTTCTTCCAGTCAAAAGTGGTGGGTCCGCGTCCGGCCAGAGATCCGGAACTTCTGGCGGTCGGCAAATACATTTTCAGTCGCGGCAACCAGTTCACCGGCTTGCCGGCTTGCTCGACCTGTCATGGTGTCAAGGGGCTTGGCACGCCGCAATTGCCACGTCTGGCCGGACAACACCCGCGCTATATCGAGGATCAGCTAAAGCAGTTCAACAAGCGCGAACGGACCAACGATAACGCGGTCATGCATACCATCGCCTCCAAGTTATCGGAGCTTGAGACGCATGCGGTGGCGGAATACATTTCGACGCTGGATTAA
- a CDS encoding DsrE family protein — MFRKLLGSLLLCATVAWAGPDAPSKFDDSPLGGQKTVYQFNFEKPEDLYQALGYINNQLSGLKEFGDIKQSHIVMVAHGNELHMLSRLNRAAYPDIYDRLKLLTDQGVTLRVCRNAAKFRGYKPSDFYDLVTVVPAAMTDLAMWQKKGYSYISGAVINRSKRSEFLEKHPEIID; from the coding sequence ATGTTTAGAAAATTGCTTGGTAGTTTGCTGCTCTGTGCAACAGTCGCATGGGCGGGCCCGGATGCCCCTTCAAAGTTCGATGATTCACCGCTGGGCGGACAAAAAACCGTTTATCAATTCAATTTTGAAAAACCGGAAGATTTGTATCAGGCACTGGGTTATATCAATAATCAATTGAGCGGCCTGAAGGAGTTTGGTGATATCAAGCAATCGCATATCGTCATGGTGGCCCATGGCAATGAGTTACATATGCTGTCACGTCTGAATCGAGCCGCTTATCCCGATATCTATGATCGACTTAAATTGCTGACGGACCAAGGGGTAACGCTACGCGTTTGCCGCAACGCCGCGAAGTTTCGGGGGTACAAGCCTAGCGACTTCTATGATCTGGTGACTGTCGTTCCTGCCGCCATGACTGATCTCGCCATGTGGCAAAAAAAAGGTTACTCCTACATTTCCGGCGCGGTAATCAATCGCAGCAAGCGTAGCGAGTTCCTGGAAAAACATCCGGAAATCATCGACTGA